DNA sequence from the Agromyces aureus genome:
GCACTCGTTCCCGCCATTGCGCGGGCCGCGGCGCGAGCTCATCGGCATCCCCGGATCCCCGCCAGACCTCTCCCGCCTCGGGGGCGGGTGCCCATTCGCCGACCGCTGCGCCTTCGCGTTCGACGCCTGCACGAAGGTGAACCCCGAGCTCGTGTTCCCCAACGTGCCGGGCGACGACCCCCGCCGCTCGGTCGCGTGCCTGCGCCACGACCCCGCCGCCGTGCGCGCGGTCGGCGAGGAGCCGCTGCCCGTGCCTGCGGAGCTGTCGGTGAGCTGAGGCCGCTTCCCCGCCGGTCGAGGAGCGGAGCGTCTCGAGACCAGTGTCACGGCGGGCGGGTCTCGAGACGGCGCTGGCGCGCCTCCTCGACCGGCATGGTGGGCGCCTGTGCGAGCATGGGCGCATGCCTGAACGCGTGCCCGCCCTCGTCGCCATCTCGCACGGAACGAGCTCGGCCGAGGGGCAGGCGGCGGTCCGCGGATTGCGCGACGCCGTCGGCGAGGCACTCGCACGTCGTGCCGCCCGCGACGGCACCACCGCCGACGCCCCGGCGCCGTCGCTGCGGCTCGGCCACGTCGACGTCGAGCAGCCCGACGTGCCGGCGACCCTCGCTTCGCTCGACGAGGGCGAACCGGCGATCGTCGTGCCGCTGCTGCTCTCCGCCGGGTACCACGTGCACGTCGACCTCACCGAGGCCGTCGGGGCCGAGTCGGCGCGCGAGGTCGTGCTGGGCGGCGCGCTCGGTCCCGACGACCGGCTCGTGTCCGTGCTCATCCGCCGCCTCGACGAGGCCGGCATCCGCGACGACGACGCCGTCGTGCTGGCCGTGGCCGGATCGAGCGACCGGCGTGCCGTCGACGACTGCCTCGACATGACCGCGCGCCTCGCGACGGCATCCGGTCGCGCGGTGTCGGTCGGATTCCTCTCAGCCGCCGAACCGACGCTGCCAGACGCGGTCGCCGCGGCCCGGGCGCATGCCGTGGCCGCCCGAGCGCTCGACGCCCCCGGCGCTCCAGGGGCGCTGTTCGGCATCCCCGGCGTCTCGGATGTCCCGGGCCTTCCGGGCGTGCGGCGTACCCAGCGGCCATCGGATGTCGCGGCGCCCCGGGTCGTCGTCGCGAACTACCTGCTCGCTCCGGGCTACTTCGACGACCTGGCCCGTGCCGCGGGCGCCGATGTCGTCGCCGAGCCGCTGCTGCTGCCGGATGCCCCGGCCCCCGCCGAGCTCGTCGACATCGTGCTCGAACGGTACGACGCGGCATCCGCTCGCCCACGCTGAATCGACGCGAGCGCAAGGGTTTCCGCCCACTGTGACGCAATACGTCACGACGTGACCGGACGTGACGCCCCCGCCTGACGGCATCCGGCGGCCTCGCTTAGCTTCGAGCGGAAGGCCATGAGCGCACCCGGCGCCGCCGACGGAAGGAGCAGCCTGTGACGACCCCGCCAACGGATGTCGCGATCGACACGGCCGCGACGAGCGCCTCCGCGCCTGAACGCCCCGCCCGCGCCGAGCGCCCGGCCCGACCCGCCCGCCCCGGCGCCAACCGGCCGAACGGCCAGTGGAAGGTCGACGGCACGGCCCCGCTCAACGGCAACGAGGAGTGGAAGCAGGTCGACAACGGCCTCGCCGTCCGCGGCCGCATCGAGGAGATCTACTCGAAGGGCGGGTTCGCGTCGATCGACCCGACCGACCTGCACGGCCGGTTCCGCGTGTGGGGTCTCTACACGCAGCGCAAGCCGGGCATCGACGGCGGCCGCACCGCGACCCTCGAGCCGCACGAGCTCGAAGACGAGTACTTCATGCTGCGCGTGCGCATCGACGGCGGCCAGCTCACGACCGAGCAGCTGCGCGTGATCGGGCAGATCTCGGTCGACTTCGGCCGCGACACCGCCGACCTCACCGACCGCCAGAACGTGCAGCTGCACTGGATCCGCGTCGAGGACGTGCCCGAGATCTGGCGTCGCCTCGAGGCGGTCGGCCTCGGCACGACCGAGGCCTGCGGCGACGTGCCGCGCGTCGTGCTCGGCTCCCCGGTCGCGGGCATCGCGGCCGACGAGCTCATCGACCCGACCCCGCAGATCGACGCGATCACGAGCCGGTTCATCGGCGACGAGACGCTCGCGAACCTGCCGCGCAAGTTCAAGTCGGCGGTCACGGGCCACCCGAGCCAAGACGTCGTGCACGAGATCAACGACGTCGCCTTCGTCGCGGTCGAGCACCCCGAGCTGGGCGTCGGCTACGACCTCTGGGTCGGCGGCGGCCTCTCGACGGCTCCGAGGCTCGCCGAGCGCCTGGGCGTGTTCGTCGCGCCCGAGCGCGTGGCCGAGGCCTGGCACGGCGTCGCCCAGATCTTCCGCGACTACGGCTACCGGCGCCTGCGCAACAAGGCGCGCCTGAAGTTCCTGCTCGCCGACTGGGGCACCGAGAAGTTCCGCCAGGTGCTCGAGACCGAGTACCTCGACTCCCCGCTGCCCGACGGCCCCGCGGCCCCCAAGCCGCTCGCGCACGGCGACCACGTGGGCGTGCACCGCCAGAAGGACGGCCGCTTCTACGTCGGCGCCACGCCGATCGTCGGCCGCGTCTCGGGCCCGACCCTCGTGCAGCTCGCCGAGCTCGTCGAGGCGCACGGCTCGTCGCGACTGCGCACCACGCCGCACCAGAAGCTCGTCATCCTCGACATCCCCGAAGACCGGGTCGAGTCGCTCATCACGGGCCTCGACGAGCTCGGCCTCTCGGCCCGCCCCAGCCTCATCCGCCGCGGCACCATCGCGTGCACGGGCATCGAGTTCTGCAAGCTCGCCATCGTCGAGACCAAGGCGTTCGCCACGGCCGCCGTGCTCGACCTCGAGCGCACCCTCGACGGGTTCGACCTGCCGCACCCGATCAGCCTGCACGTCAACGGCTGCCCGAACTCCTGCGCACGCATCCAGACGGCCGACATCGGTCTCAAGGGCCAGCTCGTCATGAACGACGCGGGCGAGCAGGTGCCCGGCTACCAGGTGCACCTCGGCGGCGGGCTCGCCACGGCCGACCGCGAGGAGGCCGGCCTCGGTCGCACCGTGCGCGGACTCAAGGTCGAGGCCGACGGCATCGCCGAGTACGTCGAGCGGGTCGTCAAGCGGTTCCTCGACGACCGCGACGCCGTGGGCGACGAGACGTTCGCCGAGTGGGCGCACCGGGCCGACGAGGAGGTGCTGCGATGAGCGTCTCGCTCGCCCCCCGCACCGCGACGCTGCGCAGCCACGGCGAGCTGCAGGCCCTCGCCGAGGCGGGCAACGCCGAACTCCGCAACCTGGCCGACGACGAGGCATCCGCCTACGAGGTCGTCGCATGGGTCGCACGCAACTTCGGGGCGGATGCCGCGGCCGTCGCCTGCTCGATGGCCGACGCGGTGCTGCCGCACGTCGTCGCGCAGTCACTGCCGGGCGTCGACGTGCTGTTCCTCGACACGGGATACCACTTCGCGAAGACGTACGAGACGCGCGACCGCGTGGCCGACGCGCTCGACGTGCGCGTCGTCGACGTGCTGCCCGAGCTCACCGTCGCCGAGCAGAACGCGCAGTTCGGCGTCGACCTGTTCGCGCGCGACGCGGCCGAGTGCTGCGCGATGCGCAAGGTCGCCCCGCTGCACGACGCGCTGGGCGGCTACGAGCTGTGGTTCACGGGCGTGCGCCGCGACGAGGCGCCGACGCGCACGACCACGCCGCTCGTGACGTGGGACGAGCGCAACGGGCTCGTCAAGGTGAACCCGCTCGCGGCGTGGAGCTTCGACGACCTGATCGACTACTCGAGCGCGTTCGGGGTGCCCGTGAACGACCTGCTCACGCAGGGCTACCCCTCGATCGGCTGCGAGCCGTGCACGAAGAAGGTCGAAGCGGGAGCCGACCCGAGATCGGGCCGATGGGCCGGCCTCGACAAGACGGAATGCGGGTTGCACGTATGAGCGCCACCGACACCATCACGGCCGAGACCGGCATCGAGACGCTCGACGCCCTCGAGGCCGAGGCGATCCACATCATCCGCGAGGTCGTCGCCGAGTTCGAGCGGCCCGTGCTGCTGTTCTCGGGCGGCAAGGACTCCGTGCTCGTGCTGCACCTGGCCGCGAAGGCGTTCTGGCCGGCCAAGGTGCCGTTCCCGGTGCTGCACGTCGATACCGGCCACAACTTCCCCGAGGTCATCGAGTTCCGCGACCGCACGGTCGAGCGGCTCGGGCTCCGGCTCGAGGTCGCGTCGGTGCAGGACTACCTCGACGACGGCCGCCTCGCCGAACGCGCCGACGGCACCCGCAACCCGCTGCAGACGCAGCCGCTGCTCGACGGCATCGCCGCGGGCCGGCACGACGCGGTGTTCGGCGGCGCACGTCGCGACGAAGACAAGGCGCGCGCCAAGGAGCGCATCCTGAGCCTCCGCGACGAGTTCGGCCAGTGGGACCCGCGCAACCAGCGCCCCGAGCTCTGGGATCTCTACAACGGCCGCCACACCGTCGGCCAGCACGTGCGCGCGTTCCCCATCTCGAACTGGACCGAGCTCGACGTGTGGCGCTACATCGAGCGCGAGGGCATCGAGCTGCCGCCGCTCTACTACGCGCACGAACGCGAGGTCTACCTCCGCGACGGCATGTGGCGCGCGATCTCCGACGTGTCGCCCGCGCGGGCCGACGAGACGGTCGAACGCCGCATCGTGCGCTATCGCACGGTGGGCGACATGAGCTGCACGGGCGCGGTCGAGTCCGACGCGGCATCCGTCGGCGAGGTCGTGCGCGAGATCGCCCTCTCGACGCTGACCGAGCGCGGGGCCACGCGCGCCGACGACCGCATCTCGGAAGCGGCGATGGAAGACCGCAAGAAGGACGGGTACTTCTGATGGGCGCACTGCTCCGCTTCGCCACCGCCGGGTCCGTCGACGACGGCAAGTCCACGCTCGTCGGCCGTCTGCTGCACGACTCCAAGGCGATCCTCGCCGACCAGCTCGAGTCGGTCGCGCGCACCAGCGCCGAGCGCGGCTTCGGCGGCGAGCCGGGCGCGATCGACTTCGCGCTGCTCACCGACGGCCTGCGCGCAGAGCGCGAGCAGGGCATCACGATCGACGTCGCCTACCGCTACTTCTCCACGGGGCGCCGGTCGTTCATCCTCGCCGACTGCCCCGGGCACGTGCAGTACACGCGCAACATGGTCACCGGCGCGACCACGGCCGACGCGGTCGTCGTGCTCGTCGACGCACGCAACGGCGTGCTCGAGCAGACCCGCCGCCACCTCGCGGTCGTCGCCCTGCTGCGCGTGCCGCACGTCATCATCGCGGTCAACAAGATCGACCTGCTCGACTACTCCGAGGCCGCGTACGACACGGTGGCATCGGATGTCGCCGCGCTCGCGCGCGAACTCGGCCTCGCCGACACGCACGTGATCCCGGTCTCGGCCCTCGCAGGCGACAACATCGTCGACCGTTCGACGAACACGCCCTGGTACGACGGCCCGAGCCTGCTCGAACTGCTCGAGACACTGCCCTCGCTCGACGAGCTCGAGACCGAGTTCGAGGCACTGCGGATGCCGGTGCAGCTCGTGATCCGGCCGCAGGGGTCGCTCGCGCACGACGTCGCCGACGCCGAGGCGTTCCGCGACTACCGGGCGTTCGCCGGACGCATCGCCTCCGGAACGGTGCGCGTCGGAGACCGGGTGCAGGTGTTCCCGGGCGGCGCGACGACGACCGTCACGGGCATCGACGCGGGGTCGACGACGGTGGACTCGGCATCCGCCCCCCGCTCGGTCTCGCTGCGCCTCGCCGACCAGCTCGACGCCGCGCGCGGTGCCGTGATCGTCGCCGAGGGCGCGCTGCCCACGCCGCGACGCGAGCTCGACGCCTCGGCCTTCTGGCTCGGCGCGACGCCCCTGCGCCCGGGTGCCCGCGTGCTCGTCAAGTCGGGCACCAGCACCGTGCAGGCGCTCGTGACCGACATCGTCGGACGACGCGACCTCGACACGCTCGCCCTCGAACCGGCCGCCGCGCTCGAGATCAACGACATCGGGCAGGTGCGGGTGCGCCTCGCCGCCGAGCTGCCCGTCGAGGAGTACGCGACGCACCGGCGCGCGGGCGCCTTTCTCGTGATCGACCCGCAGTCGGGCTACACGCTCGCGGCCGGCATCGTGACCGACGCGCCTCCTGCATCGCCCGAAGACCTCGCCGAGGCCGAGGCCGCCGCGGCCTGGGTTGCCGTATGAGCGTCACGACCCGCACCCGCACGATCGCGGGCGTCGTCGGCGGGATCCTGCTCGCCGCCGCGATCGTCACCACCGCCGTGATCGCCGGAGGCCTCGCATGACCACAGCCTCGAACCCTGATGGAACCCTGACGGCGCACGTCGCCGCCGCCCGACCGCGCCCCGAGGCCGGACGCGTCACGCTGGTCGGCGCGGGCCCCGGCGATGCGGGTCTGCTGACGATCCGCGGCCTGCGCGCGCTCGAGGCCGCCGACGTCATCGTCGCCGACCGCCTCGGCGCCCGCTCGGTGCTCGACGGACTCGCCGCCGAGGGCGTCGACCTCTCGGCCGAGGTCGTCGACGTCGGCAAGCTGCCCGGCCACCACGCCGTGCCGCAGGACGCGATCAATGTCCTCCTCGTGAGCCTCGCACTGGACGGCAAGCGCGTCGTGCGGCTCAAGGGCGGCGACCCGTTCGTCTTCGGCCGTGGCGGCGAAGAGGTGGCCTTCTGCCAGGCGGCCGGCATCGCCGTCGAGGTCGTGCCCGGCATCACGAGCGCCATCTCGGTTCCGGCGATCGCCGGCATCCCGCTCACGCACCGGGGCCTCGCGACCACGTTCACCGTCGTCACCGGGCATGACCAGATCCAGTCGCTCGGCGGTGGCCGCGACCACACGGTCGTGCTCCTCATGGGCGTCGGCACCCTTGCGAACTCCGCGATCACGCTCTCCCGCGGCGAGCGCGGCCGTGAATGCCCTGTGGCGATCATCGAAGACGGCTACGGCTCAGGTCAGCGTGTCACAGTGGGTACGCTCGACACGATCGCACTGCAGGCGGCCCGCCGCGGCATCCGCTCGCCCGCAGTCGTCGTCGTCGGCGACGTGGTGACCCTGAGCCCCTACGCACCAGACGCCATCACGTCCGCGGCCGGCGCGCCTGCCGCGATCACCTCCCCCGAGGCCCCCGCCTCCGCAGAATGGAAGACCACGCAGCCATGACCCTCTCCCTCCGCGTCGCGATCATCGGCGCCGGCCCCGCCGGCATCTACGCCGGCAACATCCTGAACCGCCAGGTCACCGAGCTCGGCGGCGAGGTCGCCATCGACCTGTACGAGTCGCTGCCCGCGCCCTACGGCCTGATCCGGTACGGCGTGGCGCCCGATCACCCCCGCATCAAGGGCATCGTCAACTCGCTGCACGAGATGCTCGACGCGGGCACGATCCGCCTCATCGGCAACGTCGAAGTCGGCCGCGACGTCACGGTCGCCGAGCTCCAGGAGCGCTACGACGCCGTCATCTTCGCGACCGGCGCGCTGCGCGACGCACCCCTGAACATCCCCGGCATCGACCTGCCCGGCTCGTACGGCGCGGCCGACTTCGTGGCCTGGTACGACGGTCACCCCGACGTTCCCCGCACCTGGCCGCTCGGGGCGCAGTCGATCGCCGTCATCGGCAACGGCAACGTCGCGCTCGACGTCGCCCGCGTGCTCGCGAAGCACCCGAAAGACCTGCTGTCGACGGATGTCCCGGCGAACGTCGTCGAGGGCCTCGAGGCGTCGCCCGTCACCGACGTGCACGTCTTCGGCCGCCGCGGCCCCGGCCACGTGAAGTTCACGCCCATCGAGCTGCGCGAACTCGGCGAGGTGCCCGACGTCGACGTGATCGTCTACGACGCCGACTTCGAGCGCGCCGCGAACGACCCGCACGCCGAGCAGCTCTTCGCGTCGAACAACCAGGTCAAGGTCATGACCCGCACGCTCAACTCCTGGCGCAAGCCCGCCGACCACGAGTACACCGCGTCGCGTCGCCTGCACCTGCACTTCCTGCACGCCCCCGTCGAGGTGCTCGGCACCGACGCCGTCGAGGCCGTGCGCTTCGAGCTCACGCGCCCGGTCGGCGACGGCTCGGTCGAGGGCACCGGCGAGTTCACCGACATCCCCGTGCAGGCGATCTACCGCGCCGTCGGCTACGCGAGCTCACCCGTCGACGGCGTGCCGTTCGACGAGCGCAAGGCCGTCATCCCCAACGAGGGCGGCCGTGTGACCGACGCCTCTGGCGCCCACCTGCCCGGCGTCTACGCGACCGGCTGGATCAAGCGCGGCCCGGTCGGCCTCATCGGGCACACCAAGGGCGACGCGCTCGAGACCATCACGAACCTGGTCGCGGATGCCACGGCGGGCTCGCTCCCGGCGGCCCTCGTCGACGCGGCCGACGGCGAGGAGATCTTCGCGCTGCTCGACTCGCGCGAGGTGGCCTACACGACGTGGAACGGCTGGCTCACGCTCGATGCGCACGAGCGCTCGCTCGGCGAGGCGTTCGAGGCGCCCGAGCACTACGGCGAGGTCGTGCGCGAGCGCGTCAAGGTCGTGCCCCGCGACGAGCAGGTCGAGATCTCGCGCGACGGGTCGCTGGTCGTCTCGTGACCTACGTCATCGCGCTGCCGTGCGTCGACGTCAAGGACCGCGCCTGCATCGACGAGTGCCCGGTCGACTGCATCTACGAGGGTGAGCGCTCGCTCTACATCCACCCCGACGAATGCGTCGACTGCGGTGCCTGCGAACCCGTCTGCCCCGTCGAGGCGATCTACTACGAAGACGACCTCCCCGAAGAATGGGCCGACTACTACAAGGCCAACGTCGAGTTCTTCGACGACCTCGGCTCGCCCGGCGGCGCCGCCAAGGTCGGCGTCATCGCCAAGGACCACCCGGTCATCAGCGCACTGCCTTCGCAGGCGCACTGACGGCTCGCCGATCGGCTGTCGGCTGTCGTCTGTCGTCGGCGCGACCCGAATTCAGGCAGACGCCCGGTAGTCAGGCCGGATCCGCCGGTTCGGTCCTGACCTGACGTCGTTCGCCTGAATCGGCGTGGGTGACGTGCGGGGCGAGCGCCACGAGCAGGTCGAAGAGTCGTGCGAGGTCGTCGCGGTCGACGGGCGGTACCGCCATGGCGGCGCCGATGACCATGAGGTGGGGCAGTAGTGCCGCGATGCGTGCGGACGACTCGTCGCCCGTGATCGTGGCCCACAACGCGGTCAGGGCGGCGAGTCGCGCTGCGTCGATGCGCGCCTGCGTCGCCCGCGCGTCGTCGTCCTGGAACGCCCAGGCCCGCACGGCGGCCTCGAGCGGCTGGTCGTGCAGCTCGGCACTGCGATCCCGCAGGAGCGCGAGCGCCTCGACTCCCGGACGAGCGGATGCCTCGGCGCCGGCCCGTTCGAGCGCGTCGAGCGTTCCCTGCTCATGTCTGGCCAGCAAGGCGCGCCGGTAGTCGGCAGCGCCGGCGAAGTGGTGGTGGAACGACCCCTTCGTCAGGCCGAGTCGTGCGGCGATGCGGTCGGTGCGCACGCCGGGCGCACCCTGTTCTGCGAGCACGACGAGGCCCTCGTCGAGCCAGGCTTCACGGGTGGACATGCTCCGTACCATACCGTATGGTACGGAGCAGGAGGTGCTGACATGACGACGATTCCCGATCCTGTCTGGCCCGTCGTCGTGCTGGCGCTCATCCAATTCGCCGACGGCATCCTGTGCCTCAGGCCCGTCGCATTCATCGCGGCCTGCTTCGAGGACGTGCGGTTCCCGCGCCGGTGGTGGTGGATCGCCGCGCCGATCAAGTTCGCGGCGGCGCTCGGACTGATCGCCGGCATCTGGATTCCGTACCTCGGCGTCGTGACCACGGGCGCGCTCGTCGCCTACTTCGTCGTCGCGATCTCGATGCACGTCCGCGCGCGCGACCTCGGGCGCAACCTGTTCGTCAACGCGACCGGCATGCTCGTGCTGTGCGTCGGCACCCTGATCTGGTGCTTCCTCGCCTGAGCGGGCTCACTTCCCGGAGGGCGTCGGCGCTGCGCCGAGCAGGTCGCGTACGACCGAGAGGCCGCGCGCGAGCTCGGCCATGGGCGGGGCGCCGAGGCTGAGCCGCACCCCGCCGACGCGCGAGCCCTGCGGGTCGGCGAGCATCGAGTCCGGGTCCGTCACCAGCACCCCGGCATCCTGCGCGGCCGCGGCGAGCCGGCGAGCGTGCTCGGGCGGCATCGGCAGGAACACGTGGTACCCGGTCTTCGGCGCGAGGAAGAGCGCCGAACCGAGCTGCTCGCGAGCGAGTGCGGTTCGCCGGGCGCCCTCGTCACGGATCGACGCCCGTACGGTCGAGGCGATGCCCGCGCCCACGAGCTCGTCGAGCAGCACGCAGATGAGCGGCGAGACGGGCAGGCCGAGCGAGCGCACGGCGTCGGCGACGCGCGGCCGGAACGCGCAGGGCGCCTTGACCATGCCGAGGCGGATCGCCGGGCTCAGCGCCTTCGACGCACTGCTCACATGGAACGTGCGCTCGGGCGCGAGCTCGACGAGCGCAGGCGCCGTGCGCTCCTCCGAGAGCGCGTAGACATCGTCTTCGATGACCAGCACGTCGTGGGAGCGGGCGACCCGCACGAGCTCACGGCGTCGCGAGGCGCACATCGTCGCGCCCGTCGGGTTCTGCAGGGTCGGCGTGACGTACACGACCGGGCGGATGCCGGCATGGGCCCCCGCCCGTGCGTCGAGCGCGAGCATGCGGTCGAGCAGGTCGGGTCGCATGCCCTGCCGATCGATCGGCACCCCGTGCACCGAGTGGCCGGCGAGCCGGGCGTAGCTCAGCGCGCCGTGGAACGTGACCTCCTCGGTGTACACGGGCACGGGTCGCCCGGGCCGCCCGACGGCCATGAGCACCGCGACGATGCCCTGCTGTGCGCCGTGCGCGAGCACCAATTCCTCGGGCGGCAGCTCGAGCCCCGACGAGGCGAGCCACGCGGCGGCCGTGCGGCGGTACTCGAGCCGGCCACCTGGCGGGCCGCACGCCGAGAGCACCTCGGCGTCGACCCGGTGGGCGCTCGCGGCGAGCGCGTCGCCGATGACCTCGTCGGAGAGCAGGCGCGGCGGCATGTTCATCGCGAGATCCACGGTGCCCGAGGTCGGCGAGGCCCGGTAGCTGACGAACGTGCCACGGCCGTGGGTGCCGCGCACGAGTCCGCGCAGGCCGAGCTCGGCGTACGCCTTCGTCACGGTTCCGAGAGCGACCCCGAGCTCCTCGGCCAGGGCGCGGTGCGCGGGCAGGCGCTCGCCCTCGGCAACCACGCCGTCGAGGATGTCCTCGGCGAGCGCCGTGACGAGTCGTTCGGACGTCGGCGCACCGGCATCCGCGAGTCGTGGACTCCACCCCGATGAGACGCGCATGGGCCCTCCGAGCCATCGGAAGTGTCGTGTGACACTTTGGTCGATTTCTCGTGAGTGTACCAAGGTGGACCCACGCGCGGCCCCGGCATCCGCTCCGAGCCGCGAGCGAGATCAAGGGAGCCTGCGATGCCGGTCGAACCGGGTGCACTGCTGGGCATCGCCCTCGTCGCGCTCGTGATGGTGCTCACGCCCGGCCCGAACATGATCTACCTCGTGTCGCGCAGCCTGTCGCAGGGCTCGGTCGCCGGGCTCGTCTCGCTCGCGGGCACCGTCGTCGGGTTCGTCGTGTACCTGACCATGGCGAACCTCGGCCTCGCCGCGGTCTTCGTCGTCGTGCCGTGGCTCTACATCGTGCTCAAGGTCGCTGGCGCGCTCTACCTGCTGTTCCTGGCTTGGCGCGCCCTCGCCCGTCGCGGTGGCGGGCTCTTCGAGGTGCACGACCTCGCGAGGGACTCCCGGCTGCGCCTGTTCTCGATGGGCCTCGTCACGAACCTGCTGAACCCCAAGGCCGCGATCATGTACGTCGCGCTCATCCCGCAGTTCATCGACCCGGAGCGCGGCGGCGTCATCGCGCAGGGCTTCGTGCTCGGCGGCGTGCAGATCGCCGTCAGCCTCATGGTCAACGCGCTGCTCATCCTCGCCGCCGGCGCGATCGCAGCATTCCTGCTGCGGCGGCCGAAGTGGATGCCCTGGCAGCGCCGCACGACCGCCGCACTGCTCGCGGCGGTCGGCGTCACCCTGCTCGTCGAGGCGCCCATGCCCGCCACGTCGGCACCGTGACGCCGCCACGCGGCTCCTAAACCGGCACCCGCACCCGCACCCGCAGAACCTCCACGAAAGGACGAACGACATGACCTGCACCGTCGCCACGACCGAACCGATGCCCGCCGCGCGGGCGTGCGGCATCCGCTCGCTCGCCCGTGTTCGTCTCGCACTCATCGAGCGGGTACGCGAACTCCGGATGTCGCGCGCCGGCGTCACAGGGACCTCGGCCGTCGGTGCCGGCCCCCGCCCCGACCCGACCGAGGCCCGAGAGGCGGTCGCGCACTACCTCTCGATGCACTGGGTCAACCGCTGAGCGACCGACCCGGCACACGGC
Encoded proteins:
- a CDS encoding sirohydrochlorin chelatase gives rise to the protein MPERVPALVAISHGTSSAEGQAAVRGLRDAVGEALARRAARDGTTADAPAPSLRLGHVDVEQPDVPATLASLDEGEPAIVVPLLLSAGYHVHVDLTEAVGAESAREVVLGGALGPDDRLVSVLIRRLDEAGIRDDDAVVLAVAGSSDRRAVDDCLDMTARLATASGRAVSVGFLSAAEPTLPDAVAAARAHAVAARALDAPGAPGALFGIPGVSDVPGLPGVRRTQRPSDVAAPRVVVANYLLAPGYFDDLARAAGADVVAEPLLLPDAPAPAELVDIVLERYDAASARPR
- the cobA gene encoding uroporphyrinogen-III C-methyltransferase; its protein translation is MTTASNPDGTLTAHVAAARPRPEAGRVTLVGAGPGDAGLLTIRGLRALEAADVIVADRLGARSVLDGLAAEGVDLSAEVVDVGKLPGHHAVPQDAINVLLVSLALDGKRVVRLKGGDPFVFGRGGEEVAFCQAAGIAVEVVPGITSAISVPAIAGIPLTHRGLATTFTVVTGHDQIQSLGGGRDHTVVLLMGVGTLANSAITLSRGERGRECPVAIIEDGYGSGQRVTVGTLDTIALQAARRGIRSPAVVVVGDVVTLSPYAPDAITSAAGAPAAITSPEAPASAEWKTTQP
- a CDS encoding phosphoadenylyl-sulfate reductase, translated to MSVSLAPRTATLRSHGELQALAEAGNAELRNLADDEASAYEVVAWVARNFGADAAAVACSMADAVLPHVVAQSLPGVDVLFLDTGYHFAKTYETRDRVADALDVRVVDVLPELTVAEQNAQFGVDLFARDAAECCAMRKVAPLHDALGGYELWFTGVRRDEAPTRTTTPLVTWDERNGLVKVNPLAAWSFDDLIDYSSAFGVPVNDLLTQGYPSIGCEPCTKKVEAGADPRSGRWAGLDKTECGLHV
- a CDS encoding TetR/AcrR family transcriptional regulator is translated as MSTREAWLDEGLVVLAEQGAPGVRTDRIAARLGLTKGSFHHHFAGAADYRRALLARHEQGTLDALERAGAEASARPGVEALALLRDRSAELHDQPLEAAVRAWAFQDDDARATQARIDAARLAALTALWATITGDESSARIAALLPHLMVIGAAMAVPPVDRDDLARLFDLLVALAPHVTHADSGERRQVRTEPADPA
- a CDS encoding FAD-dependent oxidoreductase, with product MTLSLRVAIIGAGPAGIYAGNILNRQVTELGGEVAIDLYESLPAPYGLIRYGVAPDHPRIKGIVNSLHEMLDAGTIRLIGNVEVGRDVTVAELQERYDAVIFATGALRDAPLNIPGIDLPGSYGAADFVAWYDGHPDVPRTWPLGAQSIAVIGNGNVALDVARVLAKHPKDLLSTDVPANVVEGLEASPVTDVHVFGRRGPGHVKFTPIELRELGEVPDVDVIVYDADFERAANDPHAEQLFASNNQVKVMTRTLNSWRKPADHEYTASRRLHLHFLHAPVEVLGTDAVEAVRFELTRPVGDGSVEGTGEFTDIPVQAIYRAVGYASSPVDGVPFDERKAVIPNEGGRVTDASGAHLPGVYATGWIKRGPVGLIGHTKGDALETITNLVADATAGSLPAALVDAADGEEIFALLDSREVAYTTWNGWLTLDAHERSLGEAFEAPEHYGEVVRERVKVVPRDEQVEISRDGSLVVS
- the cysD gene encoding sulfate adenylyltransferase subunit CysD codes for the protein MSATDTITAETGIETLDALEAEAIHIIREVVAEFERPVLLFSGGKDSVLVLHLAAKAFWPAKVPFPVLHVDTGHNFPEVIEFRDRTVERLGLRLEVASVQDYLDDGRLAERADGTRNPLQTQPLLDGIAAGRHDAVFGGARRDEDKARAKERILSLRDEFGQWDPRNQRPELWDLYNGRHTVGQHVRAFPISNWTELDVWRYIEREGIELPPLYYAHEREVYLRDGMWRAISDVSPARADETVERRIVRYRTVGDMSCTGAVESDAASVGEVVREIALSTLTERGATRADDRISEAAMEDRKKDGYF
- the fdxA gene encoding ferredoxin, encoding MTYVIALPCVDVKDRACIDECPVDCIYEGERSLYIHPDECVDCGACEPVCPVEAIYYEDDLPEEWADYYKANVEFFDDLGSPGGAAKVGVIAKDHPVISALPSQAH
- a CDS encoding nitrite/sulfite reductase, which translates into the protein MTTPPTDVAIDTAATSASAPERPARAERPARPARPGANRPNGQWKVDGTAPLNGNEEWKQVDNGLAVRGRIEEIYSKGGFASIDPTDLHGRFRVWGLYTQRKPGIDGGRTATLEPHELEDEYFMLRVRIDGGQLTTEQLRVIGQISVDFGRDTADLTDRQNVQLHWIRVEDVPEIWRRLEAVGLGTTEACGDVPRVVLGSPVAGIAADELIDPTPQIDAITSRFIGDETLANLPRKFKSAVTGHPSQDVVHEINDVAFVAVEHPELGVGYDLWVGGGLSTAPRLAERLGVFVAPERVAEAWHGVAQIFRDYGYRRLRNKARLKFLLADWGTEKFRQVLETEYLDSPLPDGPAAPKPLAHGDHVGVHRQKDGRFYVGATPIVGRVSGPTLVQLAELVEAHGSSRLRTTPHQKLVILDIPEDRVESLITGLDELGLSARPSLIRRGTIACTGIEFCKLAIVETKAFATAAVLDLERTLDGFDLPHPISLHVNGCPNSCARIQTADIGLKGQLVMNDAGEQVPGYQVHLGGGLATADREEAGLGRTVRGLKVEADGIAEYVERVVKRFLDDRDAVGDETFAEWAHRADEEVLR
- a CDS encoding sulfate adenylyltransferase subunit 1: MGALLRFATAGSVDDGKSTLVGRLLHDSKAILADQLESVARTSAERGFGGEPGAIDFALLTDGLRAEREQGITIDVAYRYFSTGRRSFILADCPGHVQYTRNMVTGATTADAVVVLVDARNGVLEQTRRHLAVVALLRVPHVIIAVNKIDLLDYSEAAYDTVASDVAALARELGLADTHVIPVSALAGDNIVDRSTNTPWYDGPSLLELLETLPSLDELETEFEALRMPVQLVIRPQGSLAHDVADAEAFRDYRAFAGRIASGTVRVGDRVQVFPGGATTTVTGIDAGSTTVDSASAPRSVSLRLADQLDAARGAVIVAEGALPTPRRELDASAFWLGATPLRPGARVLVKSGTSTVQALVTDIVGRRDLDTLALEPAAALEINDIGQVRVRLAAELPVEEYATHRRAGAFLVIDPQSGYTLAAGIVTDAPPASPEDLAEAEAAAAWVAV